GGCGCGCCCGCACCCGCACCCGAGCCGGGGAGCCCGACCCTACGAGCCCATCACGAGCGCGGCGTTGAGGCGCAGCTCCCCCTCGGCCTCGTAGCGCGTCTGTGCCTCGCGCACCCAGGTCGCGATCGCATCGGTGCGCTTCTGGTCGAGGGCCGCGCTGCGGATGGAGCTCGCCTGCGCGGCGAGCTCCGCCTCCGAGGGCGTCGTGCGCGACAAGACCTGCAGCAGCACGAGCCGGTTGCCCAGCTCGAAGATGCGCGGCGAGCTCGTGCCGGGCGGGAGCGCGAAGGCCGCGGCCATGACCTCCGGCGCGGCGCCGAGGTCGGGAATGAAGCCGTCGGGGCGCCGGCGCAGCGACGCCGTGCGCCCGAGCGTCAGCTCGCGCTCGCGCGCCGCGGCCTCGAGGGAGGCGCCGCCGCGCACGGCCTCGGAGAGCTCGGTGGCGAGGCGCTGCGCGCGCTCGCGGGCGATCGAGGCGCGCGCGCCGTCGCGCGCGAGCTCGGGCGCCACGTCCTCGAACGGGCGCGTGCCGCCCGCGAGCTTCTCCTCGACGAGCACGATGTGGAAGCCGCGATCGCCGCGGAGCACCTCGGACGGCGTGCCAGGCTCGAGGTCGAAGGCCGCATCCGCGACGGCGCCCGCCATCTCGGCGCGCGAGAGCGAGCCGAGCTCGCCGCCCGCGTCGCGCGTGGCGTCGTCCTCGGAGACCTCGCGCGCCACGTCGGCGAACGGCGCGCCCGCGAGGATGCGCTCGCGCGCCTGCTCGGCCTCCTCGCGCGCCGTCTCGACGGCGGCGGCGTCGGCGGTGCGGTCGAGCCGGAAGAGGATGTGGCGGGCGCGGACCCGGTCTGCGGTCGTGTACTGGCCGAGGGCGGCCTCGTAGCGGGCGCGCAGCTCCGCCTCGTGGTCGGCGCGCCAGGCCTCGACCGCCTCGTCGCTCGGCTCCTCGCCGGCCGGGAGCGTCTCGGTCGACAGCGCCACGTAGGCGATGCGCGCCTCCTCGGCGAGCTGGCGCGCCACCGCCTCGAGCTCGGGCTCGCTGACGGTGATCTGGCTGGCGAGCAGGCGGAGCATCTTCTGCGCGAGCAGGTCGCGCTCGATCGCCTGGAGGAAGAGACGCTGCGTCCCGTACACGCGCTCGATGCCGCGGACGATCGCCTCCTCGTCCACCGTCCCGTCCGGGCTGCGGTAGGTGTCGCGCAGGTAGCGCTGGATCTCCGCCTTGGGCACCTCGAGGCCCAGCTCGTGCGCCGACTGCGCGAGCACCGTGCGCTCGACGATCACGCGCAGCACCTGCTGGTCGAGGAAGGCGCCGGCGGCGCGCTCGTCGAACTGCTCGCCGAGCTGGTCGCGCAGGCGGCGCGCCTGCGACTCGCGCTCGAGATCGAACTCGGCGGCGTCGACGACGAAGTCGCCCAGCTCGACGATCGACGTCGCGCTCGAGGTCGACACGTTGCCCGGCCCCTGGTTGCCGAACACCACGACGAACACGAAGCCGACGCCGCCGACCAGCAGCGCCGTCAGCCAGCGCTGGCCTCGGCGAATCGCATCGAGCACGGCTCCCTCCTCATGGAACGCTCATCCCGCGCGCCGGTGCGCCGCGCGAAGCGACGGAATGCCGACGCCGCGCGCGCGCGGGGAGTGCGGAGGGCGCGCAAGGTACGGAGCGGGTGCGCGGCGGGCAACCGGAACGCTTGCTCGCGC
This genomic interval from Myxococcota bacterium contains the following:
- a CDS encoding SurA N-terminal domain-containing protein produces the protein MLDAIRRGQRWLTALLVGGVGFVFVVVFGNQGPGNVSTSSATSIVELGDFVVDAAEFDLERESQARRLRDQLGEQFDERAAGAFLDQQVLRVIVERTVLAQSAHELGLEVPKAEIQRYLRDTYRSPDGTVDEEAIVRGIERVYGTQRLFLQAIERDLLAQKMLRLLASQITVSEPELEAVARQLAEEARIAYVALSTETLPAGEEPSDEAVEAWRADHEAELRARYEAALGQYTTADRVRARHILFRLDRTADAAAVETAREEAEQARERILAGAPFADVAREVSEDDATRDAGGELGSLSRAEMAGAVADAAFDLEPGTPSEVLRGDRGFHIVLVEEKLAGGTRPFEDVAPELARDGARASIARERAQRLATELSEAVRGGASLEAAARERELTLGRTASLRRRPDGFIPDLGAAPEVMAAAFALPPGTSSPRIFELGNRLVLLQVLSRTTPSEAELAAQASSIRSAALDQKRTDAIATWVREAQTRYEAEGELRLNAALVMGS